The proteins below are encoded in one region of Oreochromis niloticus isolate F11D_XX linkage group LG6, O_niloticus_UMD_NMBU, whole genome shotgun sequence:
- the LOC102080803 gene encoding docking protein 1 isoform X5 — MENMWAFCVETQDRTMVFAALRDDCADWVDKLCQSTFQKGGRPRLNQPQMEENQIYVSVEEASEFWVAIQRTEAATRCGLQGAYWLQVGREALLLKETQKKNVVHEWPYELLRRYGNDKLTLTIEAGRRCDSGPGVFIFETPQAEKIFTLIQSTIKLKTSSTNQNPEGEKVVVTNIQAHSPLPKVPDMTNIAAILENKLRTEESKEESAHAREDQPPPITLMPLPLVPTSDGSSAGNHGDQSEAIYANPSDCIRPVTKTPPVRATYIDPASVLPLKPPCGAPHPPPRADDPDSVYSEVYDKISPHQNKDNVLQKKEEMKVSAEGDPVYAQPSSRSKVSLKSEAKADPFAHLYAHVCKKAPSSSPSSSNESTPSSSSSPIANTSTTKATDCSLDDVIYENLGII, encoded by the exons ATG GAGAACATGTGGGCGTTCTGCGTGGAGACTCAGGACAGGACGATGGTGTTCGCCGCACTCAGAGACGACTGTGCCGACTGGGTGGACAAACTGTGCCAAAGCACGTTTCAG AAAGGAGGCCGTCCACGCTTGAATCAGCCCCAAATGGAGGAGAACCAGATATACGTCTCAGTAGAAGAAG CCTCTGAGTTCTGGGTGGCGATTCAGAGGACAGAGGCAGCGACCCGCTGCGGCCTGCAGGGGGCGTACTGGCTGCAGGTGGGGCGGGAGGCACTGCTTCTGAAAGAAACCCAGAAGAAGAACGTTGTCCACGAGTGGCCATACGAACTCCTGAGGCGATATGGGAATGATAAG CTGACCCTAACCATCGAAGCGGGGCGGCGCTGCGACTCCGGTCCTGGAGTGTTCATCTTTGAGACGCCGCAGGCCGAGAAGATATTCACCCTGATTCAGAGCACCATCAAACTGAAGACTTCATCAACCAACCAAAACCCAGAGGGAGAGAAGGTTGTGGTAACCAACATACAGGCTCATTCGCCCCTCCCCAAAGTCCCCGATATGACCAACATAGCCGCCATCCTGGAGAACAAACTGAGGACAGAGGAGAGCAAAGAAGAGAGCGCACATGCGCGAGAAGATCAGCCGCCTCCTATCACCCTCATGCCACTCCCACTGGTCCCTACGTCTGATGGCTCCTCTGCAGGTAACCATGGAGACCAGTCAGAGGCCATATACGCTAATCCGAGTGACTGCATCCGACCGGTGACGAAAACCCCGCCTGTCAGAGCCACGTATATCGACCCTGCGAGCGTTCTTCCTCTCAAACCCCCATGTGGCGCTCCGCATCCCCCCCCTCGTGCCGACGACCCGGATTCGGTCTACTCGGAGGTGTACGACAAGATCAGCCCTCACCAGAACAAAGACAACGTCCtccagaaaaaagaagaaatgaaggTTTCTGCAGAGGGTGATCCCGTCTACGCCCAACCCAGCAGCCGGAGCAAAGTGtctctgaaaagtgaagccaaggCCGACCCCTTTGCTCATCTTTACGCTCATGTCTGTAAGAAAGCACCATCGTCTAGCCCCTCGTCATCCAATGAGAGcaccccttcctcctcctcatctcctATCGCCAACACGAGCACAACAAAAGCCACGGATTGTTCGCTTGATGATGTAATCTATGAAAACCTGGGCATCATTTAA
- the LOC102080803 gene encoding docking protein 3 isoform X1, which produces MDAQTKSGKVYLQPHKPGKKWKPVWLSLTPPSSSAVGRLEIQDMGGGDLATGVRKHGDRRVKVVRLSELISVLRLPPNAEACPMENMWAFCVETQDRTMVFAALRDDCADWVDKLCQSTFQKGGRPRLNQPQMEENQIYVSVEEASEFWVAIQRTEAATRCGLQGAYWLQVGREALLLKETQKKNVVHEWPYELLRRYGNDKLTLTIEAGRRCDSGPGVFIFETPQAEKIFTLIQSTIKLKTSSTNQNPEGEKVVVTNIQAHSPLPKVPDMTNIAAILENKLRTEESKEESAHAREDQPPPITLMPLPLVPTSDGSSAGNHGDQSEAIYANPSDCIRPVTKTPPVRATYIDPASVLPLKPPCGAPHPPPRADDPDSVYSEVYDKISPHQNKDNVLQKKEEMKVSAEGDPVYAQPSSRSKVSLKSEAKADPFAHLYAHVCKKAPSSSPSSSNESTPSSSSSPIANTSTTKATDCSLDDVIYENLGII; this is translated from the exons ATGGACGCTCAGACCAAATCAGGGAAAGTTTACCTGCAACCTCACAAACCTGGAAAA AAATGGAAGCCGGTGTGGTTGTCTCTGACGCCCCCCAGCAGCAGTGCAGTGGGCCGACTGGAGATCCAGGATATGGGAG GGGGTGATCTCGCCACTGGGGTCAGAAAACACGGGGACCGGAGGGTGAAGGTGGTCCGACTGTCTGAGCTGATCAGCGTCCTCAGACTCCCCCCGAACGCTGAGGCCTGCCCCATG GAGAACATGTGGGCGTTCTGCGTGGAGACTCAGGACAGGACGATGGTGTTCGCCGCACTCAGAGACGACTGTGCCGACTGGGTGGACAAACTGTGCCAAAGCACGTTTCAG AAAGGAGGCCGTCCACGCTTGAATCAGCCCCAAATGGAGGAGAACCAGATATACGTCTCAGTAGAAGAAG CCTCTGAGTTCTGGGTGGCGATTCAGAGGACAGAGGCAGCGACCCGCTGCGGCCTGCAGGGGGCGTACTGGCTGCAGGTGGGGCGGGAGGCACTGCTTCTGAAAGAAACCCAGAAGAAGAACGTTGTCCACGAGTGGCCATACGAACTCCTGAGGCGATATGGGAATGATAAG CTGACCCTAACCATCGAAGCGGGGCGGCGCTGCGACTCCGGTCCTGGAGTGTTCATCTTTGAGACGCCGCAGGCCGAGAAGATATTCACCCTGATTCAGAGCACCATCAAACTGAAGACTTCATCAACCAACCAAAACCCAGAGGGAGAGAAGGTTGTGGTAACCAACATACAGGCTCATTCGCCCCTCCCCAAAGTCCCCGATATGACCAACATAGCCGCCATCCTGGAGAACAAACTGAGGACAGAGGAGAGCAAAGAAGAGAGCGCACATGCGCGAGAAGATCAGCCGCCTCCTATCACCCTCATGCCACTCCCACTGGTCCCTACGTCTGATGGCTCCTCTGCAGGTAACCATGGAGACCAGTCAGAGGCCATATACGCTAATCCGAGTGACTGCATCCGACCGGTGACGAAAACCCCGCCTGTCAGAGCCACGTATATCGACCCTGCGAGCGTTCTTCCTCTCAAACCCCCATGTGGCGCTCCGCATCCCCCCCCTCGTGCCGACGACCCGGATTCGGTCTACTCGGAGGTGTACGACAAGATCAGCCCTCACCAGAACAAAGACAACGTCCtccagaaaaaagaagaaatgaaggTTTCTGCAGAGGGTGATCCCGTCTACGCCCAACCCAGCAGCCGGAGCAAAGTGtctctgaaaagtgaagccaaggCCGACCCCTTTGCTCATCTTTACGCTCATGTCTGTAAGAAAGCACCATCGTCTAGCCCCTCGTCATCCAATGAGAGcaccccttcctcctcctcatctcctATCGCCAACACGAGCACAACAAAAGCCACGGATTGTTCGCTTGATGATGTAATCTATGAAAACCTGGGCATCATTTAA
- the LOC102080803 gene encoding docking protein 1 isoform X3, whose amino-acid sequence MDGFIAKWGDLATGVRKHGDRRVKVVRLSELISVLRLPPNAEACPMENMWAFCVETQDRTMVFAALRDDCADWVDKLCQSTFQKGGRPRLNQPQMEENQIYVSVEEASEFWVAIQRTEAATRCGLQGAYWLQVGREALLLKETQKKNVVHEWPYELLRRYGNDKLTLTIEAGRRCDSGPGVFIFETPQAEKIFTLIQSTIKLKTSSTNQNPEGEKVVVTNIQAHSPLPKVPDMTNIAAILENKLRTEESKEESAHAREDQPPPITLMPLPLVPTSDGSSAGNHGDQSEAIYANPSDCIRPVTKTPPVRATYIDPASVLPLKPPCGAPHPPPRADDPDSVYSEVYDKISPHQNKDNVLQKKEEMKVSAEGDPVYAQPSSRSKVSLKSEAKADPFAHLYAHVCKKAPSSSPSSSNESTPSSSSSPIANTSTTKATDCSLDDVIYENLGII is encoded by the exons atggacggattcATAGCAAAAT GGGGTGATCTCGCCACTGGGGTCAGAAAACACGGGGACCGGAGGGTGAAGGTGGTCCGACTGTCTGAGCTGATCAGCGTCCTCAGACTCCCCCCGAACGCTGAGGCCTGCCCCATG GAGAACATGTGGGCGTTCTGCGTGGAGACTCAGGACAGGACGATGGTGTTCGCCGCACTCAGAGACGACTGTGCCGACTGGGTGGACAAACTGTGCCAAAGCACGTTTCAG AAAGGAGGCCGTCCACGCTTGAATCAGCCCCAAATGGAGGAGAACCAGATATACGTCTCAGTAGAAGAAG CCTCTGAGTTCTGGGTGGCGATTCAGAGGACAGAGGCAGCGACCCGCTGCGGCCTGCAGGGGGCGTACTGGCTGCAGGTGGGGCGGGAGGCACTGCTTCTGAAAGAAACCCAGAAGAAGAACGTTGTCCACGAGTGGCCATACGAACTCCTGAGGCGATATGGGAATGATAAG CTGACCCTAACCATCGAAGCGGGGCGGCGCTGCGACTCCGGTCCTGGAGTGTTCATCTTTGAGACGCCGCAGGCCGAGAAGATATTCACCCTGATTCAGAGCACCATCAAACTGAAGACTTCATCAACCAACCAAAACCCAGAGGGAGAGAAGGTTGTGGTAACCAACATACAGGCTCATTCGCCCCTCCCCAAAGTCCCCGATATGACCAACATAGCCGCCATCCTGGAGAACAAACTGAGGACAGAGGAGAGCAAAGAAGAGAGCGCACATGCGCGAGAAGATCAGCCGCCTCCTATCACCCTCATGCCACTCCCACTGGTCCCTACGTCTGATGGCTCCTCTGCAGGTAACCATGGAGACCAGTCAGAGGCCATATACGCTAATCCGAGTGACTGCATCCGACCGGTGACGAAAACCCCGCCTGTCAGAGCCACGTATATCGACCCTGCGAGCGTTCTTCCTCTCAAACCCCCATGTGGCGCTCCGCATCCCCCCCCTCGTGCCGACGACCCGGATTCGGTCTACTCGGAGGTGTACGACAAGATCAGCCCTCACCAGAACAAAGACAACGTCCtccagaaaaaagaagaaatgaaggTTTCTGCAGAGGGTGATCCCGTCTACGCCCAACCCAGCAGCCGGAGCAAAGTGtctctgaaaagtgaagccaaggCCGACCCCTTTGCTCATCTTTACGCTCATGTCTGTAAGAAAGCACCATCGTCTAGCCCCTCGTCATCCAATGAGAGcaccccttcctcctcctcatctcctATCGCCAACACGAGCACAACAAAAGCCACGGATTGTTCGCTTGATGATGTAATCTATGAAAACCTGGGCATCATTTAA
- the LOC102080803 gene encoding docking protein 3 isoform X2, protein MFHSRLMLPGGDLATGVRKHGDRRVKVVRLSELISVLRLPPNAEACPMENMWAFCVETQDRTMVFAALRDDCADWVDKLCQSTFQKGGRPRLNQPQMEENQIYVSVEEASEFWVAIQRTEAATRCGLQGAYWLQVGREALLLKETQKKNVVHEWPYELLRRYGNDKLTLTIEAGRRCDSGPGVFIFETPQAEKIFTLIQSTIKLKTSSTNQNPEGEKVVVTNIQAHSPLPKVPDMTNIAAILENKLRTEESKEESAHAREDQPPPITLMPLPLVPTSDGSSAGNHGDQSEAIYANPSDCIRPVTKTPPVRATYIDPASVLPLKPPCGAPHPPPRADDPDSVYSEVYDKISPHQNKDNVLQKKEEMKVSAEGDPVYAQPSSRSKVSLKSEAKADPFAHLYAHVCKKAPSSSPSSSNESTPSSSSSPIANTSTTKATDCSLDDVIYENLGII, encoded by the exons ATGTTCCACAGCAGACTGATGCTTCCAG GGGGTGATCTCGCCACTGGGGTCAGAAAACACGGGGACCGGAGGGTGAAGGTGGTCCGACTGTCTGAGCTGATCAGCGTCCTCAGACTCCCCCCGAACGCTGAGGCCTGCCCCATG GAGAACATGTGGGCGTTCTGCGTGGAGACTCAGGACAGGACGATGGTGTTCGCCGCACTCAGAGACGACTGTGCCGACTGGGTGGACAAACTGTGCCAAAGCACGTTTCAG AAAGGAGGCCGTCCACGCTTGAATCAGCCCCAAATGGAGGAGAACCAGATATACGTCTCAGTAGAAGAAG CCTCTGAGTTCTGGGTGGCGATTCAGAGGACAGAGGCAGCGACCCGCTGCGGCCTGCAGGGGGCGTACTGGCTGCAGGTGGGGCGGGAGGCACTGCTTCTGAAAGAAACCCAGAAGAAGAACGTTGTCCACGAGTGGCCATACGAACTCCTGAGGCGATATGGGAATGATAAG CTGACCCTAACCATCGAAGCGGGGCGGCGCTGCGACTCCGGTCCTGGAGTGTTCATCTTTGAGACGCCGCAGGCCGAGAAGATATTCACCCTGATTCAGAGCACCATCAAACTGAAGACTTCATCAACCAACCAAAACCCAGAGGGAGAGAAGGTTGTGGTAACCAACATACAGGCTCATTCGCCCCTCCCCAAAGTCCCCGATATGACCAACATAGCCGCCATCCTGGAGAACAAACTGAGGACAGAGGAGAGCAAAGAAGAGAGCGCACATGCGCGAGAAGATCAGCCGCCTCCTATCACCCTCATGCCACTCCCACTGGTCCCTACGTCTGATGGCTCCTCTGCAGGTAACCATGGAGACCAGTCAGAGGCCATATACGCTAATCCGAGTGACTGCATCCGACCGGTGACGAAAACCCCGCCTGTCAGAGCCACGTATATCGACCCTGCGAGCGTTCTTCCTCTCAAACCCCCATGTGGCGCTCCGCATCCCCCCCCTCGTGCCGACGACCCGGATTCGGTCTACTCGGAGGTGTACGACAAGATCAGCCCTCACCAGAACAAAGACAACGTCCtccagaaaaaagaagaaatgaaggTTTCTGCAGAGGGTGATCCCGTCTACGCCCAACCCAGCAGCCGGAGCAAAGTGtctctgaaaagtgaagccaaggCCGACCCCTTTGCTCATCTTTACGCTCATGTCTGTAAGAAAGCACCATCGTCTAGCCCCTCGTCATCCAATGAGAGcaccccttcctcctcctcatctcctATCGCCAACACGAGCACAACAAAAGCCACGGATTGTTCGCTTGATGATGTAATCTATGAAAACCTGGGCATCATTTAA
- the LOC102080803 gene encoding docking protein 1 isoform X4 has translation MGGGDLATGVRKHGDRRVKVVRLSELISVLRLPPNAEACPMENMWAFCVETQDRTMVFAALRDDCADWVDKLCQSTFQKGGRPRLNQPQMEENQIYVSVEEASEFWVAIQRTEAATRCGLQGAYWLQVGREALLLKETQKKNVVHEWPYELLRRYGNDKLTLTIEAGRRCDSGPGVFIFETPQAEKIFTLIQSTIKLKTSSTNQNPEGEKVVVTNIQAHSPLPKVPDMTNIAAILENKLRTEESKEESAHAREDQPPPITLMPLPLVPTSDGSSAGNHGDQSEAIYANPSDCIRPVTKTPPVRATYIDPASVLPLKPPCGAPHPPPRADDPDSVYSEVYDKISPHQNKDNVLQKKEEMKVSAEGDPVYAQPSSRSKVSLKSEAKADPFAHLYAHVCKKAPSSSPSSSNESTPSSSSSPIANTSTTKATDCSLDDVIYENLGII, from the exons ATGGGAG GGGGTGATCTCGCCACTGGGGTCAGAAAACACGGGGACCGGAGGGTGAAGGTGGTCCGACTGTCTGAGCTGATCAGCGTCCTCAGACTCCCCCCGAACGCTGAGGCCTGCCCCATG GAGAACATGTGGGCGTTCTGCGTGGAGACTCAGGACAGGACGATGGTGTTCGCCGCACTCAGAGACGACTGTGCCGACTGGGTGGACAAACTGTGCCAAAGCACGTTTCAG AAAGGAGGCCGTCCACGCTTGAATCAGCCCCAAATGGAGGAGAACCAGATATACGTCTCAGTAGAAGAAG CCTCTGAGTTCTGGGTGGCGATTCAGAGGACAGAGGCAGCGACCCGCTGCGGCCTGCAGGGGGCGTACTGGCTGCAGGTGGGGCGGGAGGCACTGCTTCTGAAAGAAACCCAGAAGAAGAACGTTGTCCACGAGTGGCCATACGAACTCCTGAGGCGATATGGGAATGATAAG CTGACCCTAACCATCGAAGCGGGGCGGCGCTGCGACTCCGGTCCTGGAGTGTTCATCTTTGAGACGCCGCAGGCCGAGAAGATATTCACCCTGATTCAGAGCACCATCAAACTGAAGACTTCATCAACCAACCAAAACCCAGAGGGAGAGAAGGTTGTGGTAACCAACATACAGGCTCATTCGCCCCTCCCCAAAGTCCCCGATATGACCAACATAGCCGCCATCCTGGAGAACAAACTGAGGACAGAGGAGAGCAAAGAAGAGAGCGCACATGCGCGAGAAGATCAGCCGCCTCCTATCACCCTCATGCCACTCCCACTGGTCCCTACGTCTGATGGCTCCTCTGCAGGTAACCATGGAGACCAGTCAGAGGCCATATACGCTAATCCGAGTGACTGCATCCGACCGGTGACGAAAACCCCGCCTGTCAGAGCCACGTATATCGACCCTGCGAGCGTTCTTCCTCTCAAACCCCCATGTGGCGCTCCGCATCCCCCCCCTCGTGCCGACGACCCGGATTCGGTCTACTCGGAGGTGTACGACAAGATCAGCCCTCACCAGAACAAAGACAACGTCCtccagaaaaaagaagaaatgaaggTTTCTGCAGAGGGTGATCCCGTCTACGCCCAACCCAGCAGCCGGAGCAAAGTGtctctgaaaagtgaagccaaggCCGACCCCTTTGCTCATCTTTACGCTCATGTCTGTAAGAAAGCACCATCGTCTAGCCCCTCGTCATCCAATGAGAGcaccccttcctcctcctcatctcctATCGCCAACACGAGCACAACAAAAGCCACGGATTGTTCGCTTGATGATGTAATCTATGAAAACCTGGGCATCATTTAA